From Draconibacterium halophilum, one genomic window encodes:
- a CDS encoding SCO family protein, whose amino-acid sequence MKKTVYHIIMLVAVTFLFVNVANAQSVINPAASDDDVEIGVVEHLDDYLPDSILLINEAGEQVWLADLIDKPTILNFVYYRCPGICSPLMEGVAGVMDKSDLVVGEDYQVLTISFDPSETIDLGIRKKKNYLQLMNNPVKVEEAKKDGYFLFPTVQVL is encoded by the coding sequence ATGAAAAAAACTGTATATCATATTATAATGCTTGTTGCAGTTACATTTCTGTTTGTAAATGTTGCAAATGCACAGAGTGTTATTAATCCAGCTGCAAGCGACGATGATGTTGAAATTGGAGTTGTTGAACATCTTGATGATTATTTACCCGACAGTATCTTGCTGATTAATGAAGCAGGCGAACAAGTTTGGCTGGCCGATTTAATTGATAAACCAACCATTTTGAATTTTGTGTATTATCGTTGCCCAGGGATTTGCAGTCCTTTAATGGAAGGAGTTGCCGGAGTGATGGATAAATCGGATCTTGTTGTTGGAGAGGATTACCAGGTGCTGACTATTAGTTTTGATCCGAGCGAAACAATCGATTTAGGAATACGGAAAAAGAAAAATTACCTGCAGCTGATGAATAATCCGGTGAAAGTGGAAGAAGCAAAAAAGGATGGTTATTTTTTGTTTCCGACAGTGCAAGTATTATAA